The Lactuca sativa cultivar Salinas chromosome 2, Lsat_Salinas_v11, whole genome shotgun sequence genome includes a window with the following:
- the LOC111893895 gene encoding transcription repressor MYB4, translating into MENTTLTLEKNTIKKGAWSKEEDDKLRAYIQRYGHWNWTLLPKFAGLSRSGKSCRLRWMNYLRPNIKHGNFTKEDDEIIMRLHKQLGNKWTAIAAQLPGRSDNEIKNRWNSHLKKRVEDDQTHEVLENINHDETMKPNEAPPGASSTCSSSNYHIPSDVTLQTYDYELSGDFWSDPFLLDIMSPVDQNTTPSDLYHNFGFHSSWDDMTMSEDLSWSALGSYSEYNNY; encoded by the exons ATGGAGAACACCACTTTAACTTTAGAAAAAAATACAATCAAGAAAGGTGCATGGAGTAAAGAAGAAGACGACAAGTTACGAGCTTATATCCAAAGATATGGCCACTGGAACTGGACTTTACTTCCGAAGTTTGCTG gTTTATCTAGAAGTGGGAAGAGTTGTAGGTTGCGATGGATGAATTATCTTCGCCCAAACATCAAACATGGAAATTTTACAAAAGAAGACGATGAGATCATTATGAGATTGCATAAACAGCTTGGCAACAA ATGGACTGCTATAGCTGCTCAGTTGCCAGGAAGGAGTGATAACGAAATAAAAAACCGTTGGAACTCGCATTTGAAAAAACGAGTTGAAGATGATCAAACTCACGAGGTGTTAGAAAACATTAATCACGATGAAACCATGAAGCCTAATGAAGCACCTCCAGGTGCTTCTAGCACTTGTAGTAGCTCAAATTATCATATTCCAAGTGATGTTACGCTACAAACTTATGATTATGAACTGAGTGGAGACTTTTGGTCCGATCCATTTTTACTGGACATTATGTCGCCAGTTGATCAGAACACAACGCCCTCGGATTTATACCACAATTTTGGCTTTCATTCTTCTTGGGATGATATGACTATGAGTGAGGACTTATCATGGTCAGCATTGGGTTCATATTCTGAATACAACAATTACTGA